The following proteins come from a genomic window of Panicum hallii strain FIL2 chromosome 8, PHallii_v3.1, whole genome shotgun sequence:
- the LOC112902024 gene encoding putative disease resistance RPP13-like protein 1 translates to MTVTPRVVGNENDDAQIELLKDTGMQIIAKCDCLPLAIKVMGGLLRQKMTSQRDWENVLNDSMWSVSQMPEELNYAIYLSYEDLSPSLKPCFLHYSLLPKSRVFFTDDIVGMWISEGFVHGTSRNFEEIGKDYFVKLIHRNLIEPDINYVDQVVCNMHDVVRSFARYLARNEALVAQNKQTGISEKMDSQKFFRLSLEIRASESDELEWYSLQAQTSLRTLLSVGPIKIKPGDSFLAFSNLRTLHVEDANFDALVESLNQLKHLRYLSIEGTNTSRLPENISKMKFLQYISLLGCNSLVNLPNSIVTLQHLRFLNLRDTGISSIPQGFHGLTNLRILLLDLILSLEHCMFTLLVCM, encoded by the exons ATGACGGTGACTCCTAGG GTAGTCGGAAATGAAAATGACGACGCCCAGATTGAACTGCTCAAGGACACTGGAATGCAAATTATAGCAAAATGTGATTGTTTACCGCTTGCTATCAAAGTAATGGGAGGTCTCCTGCGCCAGAAAATGACAAGCCAAAGAGACTGGGAAAATGTCCTAAATGACTCGATGTGGTCAGTATCCCAAATGCCTGAAGAGCTAAACTATGCAATATATCTTAGTTACGAAGATTTGAGTCCTAGTTTGAAGCCTTGCTTTCTGCACTACTCGCTCCTTCCCAAGAGCAGAGTGTTCTTCACCGATGACATTGTTGGCATGTGGATTAGTGAAGGATTTGTTCATGGAACTTCACGTAACTTCGAGGAAATAGGAAAAGATTACTTTGTCAAGTTGATACATAGGAACCTTATTGAGCCTGATATAAACTATGTTGATCAAGTAGTTTGCAACATGCATGATGTTGTCCGCTCATTTGCTCGATACTTGGCTAGAAATGAAGCACTAGTAGCACAGAACAAGCAAACTGGTATTTCTGAGAAAATGGATTCACAAAAGTTTTTTCGCCTATCTCTGGAAATAAGAGCATCAGAATCAGATGAGTTAGAATGGTATTCATTACAAGCACAGACATCACTGAGAACACTATTATCAGTTGGGCCTATAAAAATCAAGCCTGGTGATTCATTCCTTGCTTTTTCAAATTTACGGACACTACATGTAGAAGATGCAAATTTTGATGCATTAGTTGAATCTTTGAATCAACTCAAACACTTGAGGTATTTATCCATAGAAGGCACTAATACATCAAGGCTGCCTGAAAACATTAGTAAGATGAAATTCCTGCAGTATATTAGCCTTCTTGGTTGTAACAGTCTGGTGAATCTTCCTAATTCCATTGTAACGTTGCAACACTTGAGGTTTCTTAACCTTCGTGACACAGGAATAAGTAGCATACCTCAGGGTTTTCATGGGCTAACAAATCTGAGGATTTTATTGTTAGATTTAATCTTGTCATTAGAACATTGCATGTTTACTTTGTTAGTTTGCATGTAA
- the LOC112902607 gene encoding aldehyde oxidase GLOX-like, whose translation MPKTRSPFLPLLLIATTCIANAGAGDVLLPQEPAQEAQPASFPGEWQLLHASIGLSAMHMQLLPGDFVLMFDRTDTGPSNISLAAMAPCAATADGADCTAHSVLLDLRSNVLHPYPLATNPWCSSGALLPNGTLLQTGGFSNGDRVARLFSPATGWVELPSFLAARRWYATDMILPDGRVIVLGGRRQFNFEFFPHDDAAPALTFFPFLDETTELDAEDNLYPFLHLLPDGTVFVFANDRAIVFDPYNRAPLRRLPAVPGGVPRNYPSSGSSVLLPLRPDSPAHAEVLVCGGAPRGAYHLALRNATFVPADRTCARIAPTDRDPAWAIEEMPLARVMGDMVLLPTGDVLIVNGAAAGTAGWELGREPVTRPVLYRPDAQLGARFEALAASAIPRMYHSSATLDTYGRVLVGGSNPHVGYVFANATYPTELSLEAFLPPYMDARLDGARPRVLAAPGEVGYGEATAVRFEVPAPSGAAAAGEVRVAAVAPAFATHSFGMNQRVVDLAVGRVAQLDVGVYEAEVAAPPTPGVAPPGYYMWFVVLAGVPSSAAWVRMRPLGPAP comes from the coding sequence ATGCCCAAGACAAGATCACCTttccttcccctcctcctgATCGCCACCACCTGCATTGCCaatgccggcgccggcgacgtccTGTTGCCGCAGGAGCCCGCGCAGGAGGCGCAGCCCGCCTCGTTCCCCGGCGAGTGGCAGCTCCTCCACGCCAGCATCGGCTTGTCGGCGATGCACATGCAGCTCCTCCCGGGCGACTTCGTCCTCATGTTCGACCGAACCGACACGGGGCCCTCCAACATTTCCCTCGCCGCGATGGCGccgtgcgccgccacggccgacgGCGCCGACTGCACGGCGCACTCGGTGCTCCTCGACCTCCGCTCCAACGTGCTCCACCCGTACCCGCTCGCCACCAACCCGTGGTGCTCGTCGGGGGCGCTGCTCCCCAACGGCACGCTCCTCCAGACCGGCGGCTTCTCCAATGGCGACCGCGTCGCGCGGCTCTTCTCTCCGGCGACCGGGTGGGTCGAGCTGCCCTCGTTCCTCGCGGCCCGGCGGTGGTACGCCACCGACATGATCCTCCCCGACGGGCGGGTGATCGTCCTCGGCGGCCGGAGACAGTTCAACTTCGAGTTCTTCCCGCACGACGACGCCGCGCCGGCGCTCACGTTCTTCCCGTTCCTCGACGAGACCACGGAGCTGGACGCCGAGGACAACCTGTACCCGttcctccacctcctccccgACGGCACGGTCTTCGTCTTCGCCAACGACCGCGCCATCGTCTTCGACCCCTACAACCGCGCGCCGCTCCGCCGGCTCCCCGCCGTCCCGGGCGGCGTGCCGAGGAACTACCCGTCGTCGGGGTCCTCCGTCCTCCTCCCGCTCCGCCCCGACTCCCCCGCGCACGCCGAGGTGCTGGTCTGCGGCGGCGCGCCGCGCGGCGCGTATCACCTCGCGCTCCGCAACGCCACGTTCGTGCCGGCCGACCGGACCTGCGCCCGCATCGCGCCGACGGACCGGGACCCCGCGTGGGCGATCGAGGAGATGCCGCTCGCCAGGGTGATGGGCGACATGGTGCTGCTCCCCACCGGCGACGTGCTGATCGtgaacggcgcggcggccggcaccgCCGGGTGGGAGCTGGGGCGGGAGCCCGTCACGCGGCCGGTGCTGTACAGGCCGGACGCGCAGCTCGGTGCGCGGTTCGAGGCGCTGGCCGCGTCGGCGATCCCGCGGATGTACCACTCGTCGGCGACGCTGGACACGTACGGCCGGGTGCTCGTCGGCGGCAGCAACCCGCACGTCGGGTACGTGTTCGCGAATGCGACGTACCCGACGGAGCTGAGCCTGGAGGCGTTCCTGCCGCCATACATGGACGCGCGGCTCGACGGCGCGCGGCCGCGGGTTctggcggcgccgggggaggTCGGGTACGGCGAGGCGACGGCCGTGCGGTTCGAGGTGCCGGCGCcctccggcgcggcggcggcgggggaggtgcGGGTGGCCGCAGTGGCGCCGGCGTTCGCGACGCACTCGTTCGGGATGAACCAGCGGGTGGTGGATCTCGCCGTGGGGAGGGTGGCCCAGCTGGACGTCGGGGTGTACGAGGCCGAGGTCGcggcgccgcccacgcccgGGGTGGCGCCGCCGGGGTACTACATGTGGTTCGTGGTGCTCGCCGGCGTGCCCAGCAGCGCCGCCTGGGTGCGCATGCGGCCGCTCGGACCGGCGCCATGA
- the LOC112902690 gene encoding long chain acyl-CoA synthetase 9, chloroplastic-like codes for MNPYFFGFLLPFVASLLLTKRKSEKKRGVPVEVGGEPGCAVRNHRFERPIETHWEGVSTLAELFEQSCEQFAYMPLYGTRKLIARELEVAPDGRSFEKLHLGNYEWKSYADAFKTVCNFSSGLLRIGHLKDEHVAIFADTRAEWQIALQACFRQNITVVTIYASLGEGALCHSLNETEVTTVVCGRKELKKLVDISGQLDTVKHVIYINEEGVSTEVSLAEKCTSWTVKSFEEVESLGLERPVEANLPLPSDTAVVMYTSGSTGMPKGVMMSHRNVLAVVSAVTTIVPDLGKKDVYLAYLPLAHILELAAEAIITGVGASIGYGSPLTLTDTSNKIKKGTKGDASALKPTLMTAVPAILDRVRDGVRKNVDAKGGLAKKLFDIAYSRRLAAVNGSWLGAWGLEKLLWDMLVFQKVRAILGGRIRFILAGGAPLSGDTQRFINICLGAPISQGYGLTETCAGGTFSEYDETSVGRVGPPLPCSYIKLIDWAEGGYLTTDSPMPRGEIVIGGPNVTKGYFKNEAKTNEVYKDDERGMRWFYSGDIGRLHPDGCIEIIDRKKDIVKLQHGEYVSLGKVEAALSVCPYVDQIMVHADPFHSYCVALLVAAHSELKGWASKQGITYSDFADLCQKQETVKEVLQSLAKAAKQARLEKFEIPAKIKLVPEPWTPESGLVTAALKLKREIIKKAYEKNLAQLYC; via the exons ATGAATCCGTATTTCTTTGGTTTCCTTCTCCCTTTTGTCGCGTCTCTGCTGCTCACCAAGAGGAAATctgagaagaagaggggagTACCAGTCGAGGTGGGTGGAGAGCCCGGCTGCGCCGTCCGTAACCACAGATTTGAAAGACCCATTGAAACGCACTGGGAGGGGGTTTCCACGCTTGCTGAGCTATTTGAGCAATCATGCGAGCAGTTTGCCTACATGCCCCTGTATGGCACCAGGAAGCTCATTGCGAGGGAGTTGGAGGTGGCTCCTGATGGAAGATCCTTTGAGAAGCTCCATTTGGGAAATTATGAGTGGAAAAGCTATGCTGATGCGTTCAAGACTGTGTGCAACTTCTCGTCTGGCCTACTGAGAATTGGGCATCTCAAGGATGAGCATGTTGCTATTTTTGCTGATACTCGGGCTGAGTGGCAGATTGCATTGCAG GCGTGCTTCAGACAAAACATTACAGTTGTTACAATCTATGCCTCTTTGGGGGAGGGAGCGCTATGTCACTCACTAAATGAG ACTGAGGTAACTACTGTTGTCTGCGGACGGAAAGAACTGAAAAAGCTGGTTGATATAAGTGGGCAACTTGACACTGTGAAACATGTCATCTACATTAATGAGGAAGGTGTCTCAACTGAAGTATCCTTGGCTGAAAAATGCACTAGCTGGACTGTTAAGTCATTTGAGGAGGTAGAGAGCTTAGGACTGGAAAGGCCTGTTGAAGCAAACTTACCTCTCCCATCAGATACTGCAGTGGTTATGTATACAAGTGGCAGCACAGGGATGCCTAAG GGAGTCATGATGAGCCACCGCAATGTCTTGGCTGTAGTTTCAGCTGTTACGACCATTGTGCCTGATCTTGGCAAGAAGGATGTGTACCTAGCATACCTTCCACTAGCACATAtccttgaattggcagctgag gcaATCATAACTGGTGTTGGGGCTTCAATAGGATATGGATCACCTTTGACCCTGACTGATACATCCAATAAAATAAAAAAGGGGACAAAAGGTGATGCTTCTGCACTGAAGCCAACACTAATGACTGCTGTGCCTGCTATACTTGATCGTGTTCGTGATGGTGTACGAAAGAAT GTAGATGCAAAGGGTGGGTTAGCAAAGAAACTATTTGATATCGCCTACAGCCGCCGTCTAGCTGCTGTTAATGGAAGCTGGTTGGGTGCATGGGGACTAGAGAAGCTCTTGTGGGATATGCTTGTCTTTCAGAAGGTTCGTGCAATCTTGGGAGGAAGGATTCGCTTTATCCTTGCAGGGGGGGCACCTTTGTCGGGGGACACACAGAGATTTATCAACATATGTCTTGG GGCTCCAATATCGCAAGGATATGGCCTGACTGAAACTTGTGCTGGTGGAACGTTTTCAGAGTATGATGAAACATCTGTTGGCCGTGTTGGTCCTCCTCTGCCTTGTTCATACATTAAG TTGATAGACTGGGCCGAAGGTGGATACTTAACAACTGATTCACCAATGCCTCGGGGTGAAATAGTTATTGGAGGTCCAAATGTAACTAAAGGCTACTTCAAAAATGAAGCAAAAACAAATGAAGTCTACAAG GATGATGAAAGAGGCATGCGGTGGTTCTACTCCGGTGACATTGGACGCCTGCATCCAGATGGCTGTATTGAAATCATTGACCGTAAGAAGGACATTGTCAAGCTTCAACATGGTGAATATGTGTCTCTAGGAAAG GTGGAGGCAGCTTTGAGTGTGTGCCCATATGTTGACCAGATCATGGTCCATGCTGACCCCTTCCACAGCTACTGTGTTGCGCTTCTTGTAGCTGCACACAGCGAGCTGAAAGGCTGGGCCTCAAAACAAGGAATCACATATAGTGATTTTGCGGATTTGTGTCAGAAGCAAGAGACTGTCAAAGAAGTCCTCCAATCTTTGGCAAAG GCTGCTAAGCAAGCACGACTGGAGAAGTTTGAGATCCCAGCCAAAATCAAGCTCGTACCAGAGCCATGGACGCCGGAGTCAGGCCTTGTTACGGCCGCTCTCAAGCTCAAGAGGGAGATCATCAAGAAGGCATACGAGAAGAACCTTGCTCAGTTGTACTGCTAG
- the LOC112903091 gene encoding V-type proton ATPase 16 kDa proteolipid subunit-like yields MSSAFSGDETAPFFGFLGAAAALVFSCMGAAYGTAKSGVGVASMGVMRPELVMKSIVPVVMAGVLGIYGLIIAVIISTGINPKAKPYYLFDGYAHLSSGLACGLAGLAAGMAIGIVGDAGVRANAQQPKLFVGMILILIFAEALALYGLIVGIILSSRAGQSRAD; encoded by the exons ATGTCGTCGGCGTTCAGCGGCGATGAGACGGCCCCCTTCTTCGGCttcctcggcgccgccgccgccctcgtctTCTCAT GCATGGGTGCGGCCTACGGGACGGCGAAGAGCGGCGTCGGCGTGGCGTCCATGGGTGTGATGCGGCCGGAGCTCGTGATGAAGTCCATCGTGCCCGTGGTCATGGCTGGTGTGCTCGGTATCTACGGCCTCATCATCGCCGTCATCATCAGTACCGGGATCAACCCCAAGGCCAAGCCCTACTACCTCTTCGATGGGTACGCGCACCTCTCGTCCGGGCTTGCTTGTGGACTCGCTGGGCTTGCCGCTGGCATGGCCATTGGCATCGTTGGTGATGCTGGTGTCAG GGCAAATGCACAACAGCCAAAGCTCTTTGTGGGCATGATCCTCATTCTCATTTTCGCAGAAGCGCTTGCTCTCTACGGTCTCATCGTGGGCATCATCCTCTCATCCCGTGCCGGCCAATCCCGTGCGGATTAG